A region of Scleropages formosus chromosome 2, fSclFor1.1, whole genome shotgun sequence DNA encodes the following proteins:
- the LOC108924868 gene encoding uncharacterized protein LOC108924868 isoform X2, producing MTSPVCVIVVGAGSRGKTYSQFALLHPQRMRVVGVADPNPFARKSLQAQHRVSDDHTFDDWHRLVEREKFADAVFICTPDRLHKEPAVALAKQGYHILLEKPMAVTVEDCAEIVAACRENSVMLTVCHVLRYDPEIRKIKEVIDSGVLGDVIHIQHFEPVGFFHFAHSFVRGNWRNEAESSFALLAKCCHDIDLIHHWAGGRRCVKVSSFGALSHFTKENKPAGAGERCLDCPVEVTCPYSACKIYLERVKKGFIGWPASVLCSSSVTDIESVTEALRTGPYGRCVYNCDNDVCSNQVVNMEFEGGLAASFSMVAFTEEICQRRTTIHGSKGQVCYDQHGVRVFEFLTQRTTWLKADTRVSAGFGDGGHGVADYHLVDSFISAVAKGDPSLIRSGPEETLRSHKLVFEAERARLENRVVFCSPDSN from the exons ATGACGTCACCGGTCTGCGTCATTGTGGTTGGAGCGGGCAGCCGCGGGAAAACGTACTCGCAGTTCGCGCTCCTGCACCCCCAGCGCATGCGG GTAGTTGGTGTGGCGGACCCGAACCCCTTCGCTCGTAAAAGTCTGCAGGCACAGCATCGCGTATCTGATGACCACACGTTTGACG ACTGGCACCGACTGGTAGAGCGGGAGAAGTTTGCAGATGCGGTGTTTATCTGCACTCCAGACCGGCTACACAAG GAGCCCGCAGTGGCCCTAGCAAAGCAAGGTTACCACATCTTGTTGGAGAAGCCCATGGCT GTGACTGTTGAAGATTGCGCTGAGATTGTAGCGGCTTGCCGTGAGAACTCTGTGATGTTAACCGTGTGCCACGTTCTCAGATATGACCCCGAGATACGCAAGATAAAA GAGGTGATTGACAGCGGAGTCCTTGGGGATGTGATCCACATTCAGCACTTTGAACCG GTGGGCTTCTTCCACTTTGCCCACTCCTTTGTACGAGGGAACTGGCGCAATGAGGCGGAGAGCTCCTTCGCCCTTCTGGCCAAGTGCTGCCACGACATCGACCTCATCCACCACTGGGCCGGTGGCCGCAG GTGTGTCAAGGTGTCGTCGTTCGGGGCTCTCAGCCACTTCACCAAAGAAAATAAG CCTGCAGGTGCTGGAGAACGCTGCCTGGACTGTCCCGTGGAGGTCACCTGTCCATATTCTGCGTGCAAGATATACCTGGAAAGAGTCAAAAAG GGATTTATCGGCTGGCCCGCATCGGTGCTGTGCTCCAGCTCTGTTACCGACATTGAATCGGTGACGGAGGCCTTGCGCACGGGACCGTACGGCCGCTGCGTCTACAACTGCGACAACGACGTCTGTTCCAACCAG GTCGTCAACATGGAATTTGAGGGGGGTCTCGCAGCCTCCTTCTCTATGGTGGCCTTCACCGAGGAGATCTGCCAACGCAGGACCACCATCCACGGGAGCAAG GGTCAGGTATGCTACGACCAGCACGGGGTACGAGTGTTTGAGTTCCTCACACAGAGGACCACATGGCTTAAGGCGGACACCAGAGTATCGGCAGGCTTCGGCGACGGGGGTCACGGTGTGGCAGATTACCACCTTGTGGACTCCTTCATCTCTGCCGTCGCA AAAGGGGACCCGTCCCTCATCCGCTCTGGCCCCGAGGAGACTCTGCGGAGCCACAAGCTGGTGTTTGAGGCAGAGCGAGCGCGGCTGGAGAACCGAGTAGTCTTCTGTTCTCCCGATTCCAATTAG
- the LOC108924868 gene encoding uncharacterized protein LOC108924868 isoform X1, with protein MTSPVCVIVVGAGSRGKTYSQFALLHPQRMRVVGVADPNPFARKSLQAQHRVSDDHTFDDWHRLVEREKFADAVFICTPDRLHKEPAVALAKQGYHILLEKPMAVTVEDCAEIVAACRENSVMLTVCHVLRYDPEIRKIKEVIDSGVLGDVIHIQHFEPVGFFHFAHSFVRGNWRNEAESSFALLAKCCHDIDLIHHWAGGRRCVKVSSFGALSHFTKENKPAGAGERCLDCPVEVTCPYSACKIYLERVKKGFIGWPASVLCSSSVTDIESVTEALRTGPYGRCVYNCDNDVCSNQVVNMEFEGGLAASFSMVAFTEEICQRRTTIHGSKGQVCYDQHGVRVFEFLTQRTTWLKADTRVSAGFGDGGHGVADYHLVDSFISAVAVSVGGMDAACSHWHMFKYFFPCFGNFHPLMQSSLTCQDLFVFVIVPQVMKVHV; from the exons ATGACGTCACCGGTCTGCGTCATTGTGGTTGGAGCGGGCAGCCGCGGGAAAACGTACTCGCAGTTCGCGCTCCTGCACCCCCAGCGCATGCGG GTAGTTGGTGTGGCGGACCCGAACCCCTTCGCTCGTAAAAGTCTGCAGGCACAGCATCGCGTATCTGATGACCACACGTTTGACG ACTGGCACCGACTGGTAGAGCGGGAGAAGTTTGCAGATGCGGTGTTTATCTGCACTCCAGACCGGCTACACAAG GAGCCCGCAGTGGCCCTAGCAAAGCAAGGTTACCACATCTTGTTGGAGAAGCCCATGGCT GTGACTGTTGAAGATTGCGCTGAGATTGTAGCGGCTTGCCGTGAGAACTCTGTGATGTTAACCGTGTGCCACGTTCTCAGATATGACCCCGAGATACGCAAGATAAAA GAGGTGATTGACAGCGGAGTCCTTGGGGATGTGATCCACATTCAGCACTTTGAACCG GTGGGCTTCTTCCACTTTGCCCACTCCTTTGTACGAGGGAACTGGCGCAATGAGGCGGAGAGCTCCTTCGCCCTTCTGGCCAAGTGCTGCCACGACATCGACCTCATCCACCACTGGGCCGGTGGCCGCAG GTGTGTCAAGGTGTCGTCGTTCGGGGCTCTCAGCCACTTCACCAAAGAAAATAAG CCTGCAGGTGCTGGAGAACGCTGCCTGGACTGTCCCGTGGAGGTCACCTGTCCATATTCTGCGTGCAAGATATACCTGGAAAGAGTCAAAAAG GGATTTATCGGCTGGCCCGCATCGGTGCTGTGCTCCAGCTCTGTTACCGACATTGAATCGGTGACGGAGGCCTTGCGCACGGGACCGTACGGCCGCTGCGTCTACAACTGCGACAACGACGTCTGTTCCAACCAG GTCGTCAACATGGAATTTGAGGGGGGTCTCGCAGCCTCCTTCTCTATGGTGGCCTTCACCGAGGAGATCTGCCAACGCAGGACCACCATCCACGGGAGCAAG GGTCAGGTATGCTACGACCAGCACGGGGTACGAGTGTTTGAGTTCCTCACACAGAGGACCACATGGCTTAAGGCGGACACCAGAGTATCGGCAGGCTTCGGCGACGGGGGTCACGGTGTGGCAGATTACCACCTTGTGGACTCCTTCATCTCTGCCGTCGCAGTGAGTGTCGGGGGGATGGATGCAGCCTGCTCGCATTGGCACATGTTTAAGTATTTCTTTCCCTGTTTTGGGAACTTTCACCCTCTTATGCAAAGTTCTTTAACTTGTCAGGatttatttgtctttgtgaTTGTCCCCCAGGTAATGAAAGTACATGTGTAA
- the LOC108924868 gene encoding uncharacterized protein LOC108924868 isoform X3: MTTRLTVHHWHRLVEREKFADAVFICTPDRLHKEPAVALAKQGYHILLEKPMAVTVEDCAEIVAACRENSVMLTVCHVLRYDPEIRKIKEVIDSGVLGDVIHIQHFEPVGFFHFAHSFVRGNWRNEAESSFALLAKCCHDIDLIHHWAGGRRCVKVSSFGALSHFTKENKPAGAGERCLDCPVEVTCPYSACKIYLERVKKGFIGWPASVLCSSSVTDIESVTEALRTGPYGRCVYNCDNDVCSNQVVNMEFEGGLAASFSMVAFTEEICQRRTTIHGSKGQVCYDQHGVRVFEFLTQRTTWLKADTRVSAGFGDGGHGVADYHLVDSFISAVAVSVGGMDAACSHWHMFKYFFPCFGNFHPLMQSSLTCQDLFVFVIVPQVMKVHV, encoded by the exons ATGACCACACGTTTGACGGTACACC ACTGGCACCGACTGGTAGAGCGGGAGAAGTTTGCAGATGCGGTGTTTATCTGCACTCCAGACCGGCTACACAAG GAGCCCGCAGTGGCCCTAGCAAAGCAAGGTTACCACATCTTGTTGGAGAAGCCCATGGCT GTGACTGTTGAAGATTGCGCTGAGATTGTAGCGGCTTGCCGTGAGAACTCTGTGATGTTAACCGTGTGCCACGTTCTCAGATATGACCCCGAGATACGCAAGATAAAA GAGGTGATTGACAGCGGAGTCCTTGGGGATGTGATCCACATTCAGCACTTTGAACCG GTGGGCTTCTTCCACTTTGCCCACTCCTTTGTACGAGGGAACTGGCGCAATGAGGCGGAGAGCTCCTTCGCCCTTCTGGCCAAGTGCTGCCACGACATCGACCTCATCCACCACTGGGCCGGTGGCCGCAG GTGTGTCAAGGTGTCGTCGTTCGGGGCTCTCAGCCACTTCACCAAAGAAAATAAG CCTGCAGGTGCTGGAGAACGCTGCCTGGACTGTCCCGTGGAGGTCACCTGTCCATATTCTGCGTGCAAGATATACCTGGAAAGAGTCAAAAAG GGATTTATCGGCTGGCCCGCATCGGTGCTGTGCTCCAGCTCTGTTACCGACATTGAATCGGTGACGGAGGCCTTGCGCACGGGACCGTACGGCCGCTGCGTCTACAACTGCGACAACGACGTCTGTTCCAACCAG GTCGTCAACATGGAATTTGAGGGGGGTCTCGCAGCCTCCTTCTCTATGGTGGCCTTCACCGAGGAGATCTGCCAACGCAGGACCACCATCCACGGGAGCAAG GGTCAGGTATGCTACGACCAGCACGGGGTACGAGTGTTTGAGTTCCTCACACAGAGGACCACATGGCTTAAGGCGGACACCAGAGTATCGGCAGGCTTCGGCGACGGGGGTCACGGTGTGGCAGATTACCACCTTGTGGACTCCTTCATCTCTGCCGTCGCAGTGAGTGTCGGGGGGATGGATGCAGCCTGCTCGCATTGGCACATGTTTAAGTATTTCTTTCCCTGTTTTGGGAACTTTCACCCTCTTATGCAAAGTTCTTTAACTTGTCAGGatttatttgtctttgtgaTTGTCCCCCAGGTAATGAAAGTACATGTGTAA